The sequence ACAGCTCGCAAAGAATTTTAAATACGCCGCAGGAGAGATTCGCAATGGCTCAGCAGGGCAGTGGTTATCAGGCTCGCTATAAACGCATTCTACTCAAGCTTAGCGGCGAGGCCCTGATGGGCTCGGAAGAGTTCGGGATCGATCCAAAAGTGCTGGATCGCATGGCGCTGGAAGTCGGCCAGCTGGTCGGTATCGGCGTACAGGTCGGTCTGGTGATCGGCGGTGGCAACCTGTTCCGCGGCGAAGCCTTGAGCAAAGCCGGTATGGATCGGGTTACAGGCGACCACATGGGCATGCTGGCCACTGTGATGAACGCTCTGGCCATGCGCGATGCGCTGGAACGTGCCAACATCTCGGCCATCGTGATGTCGGCGATTTCCATGGTGGGTGTGACCGATCACTACGATCGCCGCAAAGCCATGCGTCACCTGAACTCCAAAGACGTCGTGATCTTCGCTGCCGGTACCGGCAACCCGTTCTTCACCACGGATTCGGCAGCCTGCCTGCGCGCAATCGAAATCGATGCCGACGTCGTGCTGAAAGCGACCAAGGTCGATGGCGTCTACACCGCTGACCCGTTCAAAGACCCGCATGCCGAGAAGTTCGATCATCTGACTTATGATGAAGTACTGGATCGCAAGCTGGGCGTGATGGATCTGACCGCTATCTGCCTGTGCCGCGACCACAAGATGCCGTTGCGCGTATTCAACATGAACAAGCCCGGTGCCCTGCTGAACATCGTCCATGGCGGCGCTGAAGGCACCCTGATCGAGGAAGGTCAACAATGATCAACGAAATCAAGAAAGACGCTCAAGAGCGCATGCAGAAATCCCTGGACTCTCTGGCTCACGCTTTTGGTCAGATTCGTACCGGCAAGGCTCACCCAAGCATTCTGGGTAGCGTGATGGTGCCGTACTACGGCGCGGACACCTCCATCACTCAAGTGGCCAACATCACTGTAAAAGACTCGCGCACCCTGCAAGTCGTCGCCTTCGAGCGCAACATGCTCGCAGCGGTCGACAAGGCAATCCAGAGCGCTGGCCTGAACCTCAATCCGACCAACCTGGGCGAATTGTTGCTGATCTCCATGCCTGCCCTGACTGAAGAAACCCGCAAGGGCTTCACCAAGCAGGCGCGCAGTGCCGCCGAAGACGCGCGTGTTGCCGTGCGCAACATTCGTCGTGACGCCTTGGGCGAGCTGAAGAAACTGGTCAAGGACAAAGAAATCAGCGAAGACGAAGAGCGTCGTGCCGCTGCCGATATTCAGAAACTCACCGACAAGGCTGAAGCTGATATCGACACGGCTACCAAGCAAAAAGAAGCGGATCTGATGGCCGTATAAGGTTCGAGCTTTTAATGGACAAGACCAAGCAGACTGCGCCGTCCGCGGTGCCGCGCCATGTCGCGATCATCATGGATGGCAACAATCGCTGGGCGAAAAAACGCTTTATGCCGGGTGTCGCCGGGCATAAAGCGGGCGTGGATGCTGTGCGTGCCGTGATCGAGGTGTGTGCTGAGGCCAAGGTCGAAGTGCTCACCCTGTTCGCGTTTTCCAGTGAGAACTGGCAGCGCCCGGCCGATGAAGTCAGTGCCTTGATGGATCTGTTCTTCAAGGCATTGCGTCGAGAGGCCAAGCGCCTCAACGACAACAACATCAGCCTGCGCATCATTGGCGATCGTTCGCGCTTCCACCCTGAGCTTCAGGCGGCGATGCGCGAAGCCGAGGCCATGACCGCCGGCTCCAACCGCTTCATTCTGCAGATCGCCGCCAATTACGGCGGTCAGTGGGATATCGCCCAAGCGGCTCAGCGTCTGGCGCGTGAAGTTCAGGCCGGACACCTGCGTCCGGAAGACATCACCCCGGATCTGCTGCAAACCTGTCTGGCGACCGGCGATCTGCCATTGCCCGACTTGTGCATCCGCACCGGTGGCGAGCATCGCATCAGCAACTTCCTGCTGTGGCAACTGGCCTATGCCGAGTTGTACTTCTCCGACCTGTTCTGGCCGGACTTCAAACACGATGCCATGCGTACTGCGCTGGCCGATTTCGCTTCGCGTCAGCGTCGCTTCGGTAAAACGAGCGAACAGATCGAAGCTGGAGCCCGGGTTTAATGCTTAAACAACGAATCATCACTGCGCTGATCCTGCTGCCGATTGCCTTGTGCGGGTTTTTCCTGCTGGAAGGTTCCGGTTTTGCGCTGTTCATCGGTCTGGTCGTGAGCCTGGGGGCTTGGGAGTGGGCGCGTCTGGCTGGCTTCGCCGCACAGTCGTTCCGTGTCGGCTATGCCGCTGTCGTTGCGCTGATGTTGTTCGTCATGTACGTGCTGCCGGGCCTCGCCCCTTGGGTGTTGGGCGCTTCGGTGTTGTGGTGGGCAGTGGCAACGTACCTGGTGCTGACGTATCCGCGTTCGAGCGAGCGCTGGTCCACGGCGGCCACCAAACTGGTGATCGGCCTGCTGATTCTGCTGCCGGCCTGGCAAGGTCTGGTACAGATCAAGCAGTACCCGCTGGGTAACTGGCTGATCATGGCGGTGATGGTGCTGGTTTGGGGCGCCGATATCGGTGCCTATTTCTCTGGTCGAAAATTCGGCAAGCGCAAGCTGGCCCCGCAAGTCAGTCCGGGTAAAAGCTGGGAAGGCGTCTACGGTGGTCTGGCGCTGAGTTTGCTGATTACAGCGATTGTCGGTCTCGTGCGTGACTGGACCGTCGCCGAGCTGCTTAAAGGCTTGATTGGCGCTGCGCTGATCGTCTTCATCTCCGTTGTCGGCGACCTGACCGAAAGCATGTTCAAGCGTCAGTCCGGCATCAAGGACAGCAGTAATCTGCTGCCCGGTCATGGTGGGGTGCTTGATCGTATCGACAGTCTGACAGCGGCAGTCCCGGTGTTTGCAGTGCTGCTGTGGATGGCGGCACCGTGAGTCGTCCTCAACAGATTACCGTTCTCGGTGCGACGGGCTCGATCGGTCTGAGCACGCTGGATGTCATTGCCCGACATCCTGAGCGTTATCAGGTGTTCGCGTTGAGTGGTTTCACGCGCCTCAGTGAGCTTTTCGCCTTGTGCGTGCGCCACGTGCCGCAATTTGCTGTGGTTCCCGAGGCTGCTGCCGCGCGTGGCTTGCAGGACGATTTGCGTGCCGCCGGTTTGCCGACCCGTGTGCTGGTGGGGGAGGAGGGCCTGTGCCAGGTCGCTGCTGCTCCGGAAGTCGATGCGGTGATGGCTGCGATCGTCGGTGCAGCAGGTTTGCGTCCGACCCTGGCGGCTGTCGAAGCTGGCAAGAAGATTCTCCTGGCCAATAAAGAGGCGCTGGTGATGTCCGGCGCCTTGTTCATGCAGGCGGTGCGCAAGAGCGGTTCGGTGTTGTTGCCGATCGACAGTGAGCACAACGCGATTTTCCAGTGCATGCCACAGGATTTTGCCCGTGGATTGAGCTCGGTGGGTGTTCGTCGGATTTTGCTCACAGCCTCTGGCGGCCCGTTCCGACAGACGCCGATGAGTGAGTTGGCGCATGTTTCACCTGACCAGGCGTGTGCGCACCCGAACTGGTCCATGGGGCGCAAGATTTCGGTCGATTCGGCCAGCATGATGAATAAGGGGCTCGAGCTGATCGAGGCCTGTTGGTTGTTTGATGCCAAGCCGTCGCAGGTCGAGGTAGTGATTCACCCGCAGAGCGTCATTCACTCGCTGGTCGATTATGT comes from Pseudomonas sp. RU47 and encodes:
- the uppS gene encoding polyprenyl diphosphate synthase — translated: MDKTKQTAPSAVPRHVAIIMDGNNRWAKKRFMPGVAGHKAGVDAVRAVIEVCAEAKVEVLTLFAFSSENWQRPADEVSALMDLFFKALRREAKRLNDNNISLRIIGDRSRFHPELQAAMREAEAMTAGSNRFILQIAANYGGQWDIAQAAQRLAREVQAGHLRPEDITPDLLQTCLATGDLPLPDLCIRTGGEHRISNFLLWQLAYAELYFSDLFWPDFKHDAMRTALADFASRQRRFGKTSEQIEAGARV
- a CDS encoding phosphatidate cytidylyltransferase; this translates as MLKQRIITALILLPIALCGFFLLEGSGFALFIGLVVSLGAWEWARLAGFAAQSFRVGYAAVVALMLFVMYVLPGLAPWVLGASVLWWAVATYLVLTYPRSSERWSTAATKLVIGLLILLPAWQGLVQIKQYPLGNWLIMAVMVLVWGADIGAYFSGRKFGKRKLAPQVSPGKSWEGVYGGLALSLLITAIVGLVRDWTVAELLKGLIGAALIVFISVVGDLTESMFKRQSGIKDSSNLLPGHGGVLDRIDSLTAAVPVFAVLLWMAAP
- the frr gene encoding ribosome recycling factor, encoding MINEIKKDAQERMQKSLDSLAHAFGQIRTGKAHPSILGSVMVPYYGADTSITQVANITVKDSRTLQVVAFERNMLAAVDKAIQSAGLNLNPTNLGELLLISMPALTEETRKGFTKQARSAAEDARVAVRNIRRDALGELKKLVKDKEISEDEERRAAADIQKLTDKAEADIDTATKQKEADLMAV
- the ispC gene encoding 1-deoxy-D-xylulose-5-phosphate reductoisomerase, which gives rise to MSRPQQITVLGATGSIGLSTLDVIARHPERYQVFALSGFTRLSELFALCVRHVPQFAVVPEAAAARGLQDDLRAAGLPTRVLVGEEGLCQVAAAPEVDAVMAAIVGAAGLRPTLAAVEAGKKILLANKEALVMSGALFMQAVRKSGSVLLPIDSEHNAIFQCMPQDFARGLSSVGVRRILLTASGGPFRQTPMSELAHVSPDQACAHPNWSMGRKISVDSASMMNKGLELIEACWLFDAKPSQVEVVIHPQSVIHSLVDYVDGSVLAQLGNPDMRTPIANALAWPERIDSGVAPLDLFAVARLDFEAPDEERFPCLRLARQAAEAGNSAPAMLNAANEVAVAAFLDGRVRYLEIASIIEEVLSLEPVVALTDLDAVFTADAKARALAEQWLKRHDR
- the pyrH gene encoding UMP kinase, which produces MAQQGSGYQARYKRILLKLSGEALMGSEEFGIDPKVLDRMALEVGQLVGIGVQVGLVIGGGNLFRGEALSKAGMDRVTGDHMGMLATVMNALAMRDALERANISAIVMSAISMVGVTDHYDRRKAMRHLNSKDVVIFAAGTGNPFFTTDSAACLRAIEIDADVVLKATKVDGVYTADPFKDPHAEKFDHLTYDEVLDRKLGVMDLTAICLCRDHKMPLRVFNMNKPGALLNIVHGGAEGTLIEEGQQ